The following nucleotide sequence is from Drosophila simulans strain w501 chromosome 3L, Prin_Dsim_3.1, whole genome shotgun sequence.
CAGGCCCGGCTGGGACttctgcagcagctcctcctgcagcaGACTCATCGGATTCATGGGCAGGCCCATATTGAGGCCCATTCCCATGCCCATGTTCATGTTCATCTTCATGTCCAGCAGCGAATGGGAACCGGGTGAGTTGGGCTCCTCGAGTCGTTCGTTGCTCCTGCGCGAATCGCGGCTCTCCTTGCCCTCACGTCCCTCGCGTCCTTCCCTGCCCTCTCGAGATCCTCCCCTGGAATCGTACCGCGTGTGGGTCCGCATGTGTCTGGTGATCATGTCGCGACGACAGGCGGCATACGGGCACTGCGGACACTTGTAGGGCTTCTCGCCGGTGTGTGTCCTCTGGTGGGTGGACAGGTGATCCGAGCGGGAGAAGACCTGACCGCACACTTTGCACGTGTACGGCTTGACTCCGGTGTGGAGGCGCATGTGGCGGGTCAGCATGTCGGAGCGGGCAAAGGATCGCCGGCACACATCGCAGGAATAGGCTTTGGCAATATCATTGGCGGGATTGCGGGACTTGTGACGCGAGGCCATGTGCTTGGCCAGGCGGTCGTGCAGAGAGAACATCTGTCCGCAGGTGGGGCATACATAGGCCACATCCGACCCAGGCGGCATCTCCTCAACCACGGGCGACACGTCTAGATTGTAACGCCAGGCCACTGTTTCCTTTGTTGTGGGTGAGGCCACATCGCCCTTGATCACCGGCACACCCACTGTGGTGGTGGGCACTTGCGAGTGATGCAtctgctggtggtgcagcGGATGCAAAGGCATCTCCATCTTGATCAtggctgccgccgccgctgctgccgctgcatgGGCAGCGTTCATGGCATTGGCATAGGGGGAATTGGGCGGTGGCTGGTGGTTGGGCGTGGCAGCGCTGGTGATGGGCATGTGACCCGAGTGGCTACTCGATGCCGGGGACAGGGCACTCATGCTCTCCAAACTGCTGGCCGCACTCAGagccggcggcggcggcatcaTACCGGCGGAACGCGACTCTTGAGAGGATTTCGAGCCGGACTTTTTGTACTTCTTGGGCTCCACTTCGTTGCGCATGCACAGATCCAAGGGACGCTCTTGCGGCGGTGGCATGGGCTTCTTCTCGCCCTTCTTACCCTTGGGCTTGGGACTGCTGCGCTTCTTGGTGGTGCTgctagtggtggtggtggccacaTTGTTGGTCACCGAGGATTCGCTGCGCGGTGGCGATGGCAGCGATGGCGGAGGTGAATTATTGGCCAACAGAGCATGGGGCAAGACGTGGTTGGAGCTACTCTTGCGCTCCTGAGAAGTGGGTGAAGTCTCCGTTTCGGAGGCTATGGAAGATGGAGTGTGCTGCAGAGGCGAGGGATAGAGATCATGACGCCGGCGGAACACCTCATTCAGATATTTGGTGTGCAGGTAATAGCCGAACAGAGGAGATGGTATGGGGAAATACCTATCATAGGGGCTGGGGATCTCAGTCTTGATGTCCACATGAAGCGGATTCTCCTTGTTCATCGGCTGGTTCTGGTCTTGGGGCAGATTGCTCTGGGCGGCCTGCAGCTGCAAAGGACTCATGCTGATCCTGGGGCTGTCCTGGTCATTATCATCGCTGTGCGACAGCTCGAGATCCTCGCCGGAAATGTCCTCGATGTCTTGATCCATTTCCTGTTCGTTCTCCTCGTCCTCGCTGACGGGCTGCTCGCTCTTGATGTACTTGCCAGCATCCCCATCCCGATCTAAGGAATCATCTTCCTCATCGGGCACGGACCCATCATGATCTTCATCCTGTTCGGCATCTTCGGCTAGATCCCCCTTCA
It contains:
- the LOC27206237 gene encoding transcription factor btd isoform X2, with translation MTMAEGTDPMGHGHHTNPHNPPQQPPQHHPHHLPLPHPPPAPPPQLLNFNHHQQQYLPHMYPAAAAAAQSHSHYGGLQYPHPHALQHQHHPHQHQHHLPLALSLHQQAAAAAAVAAAVATNHSNNNNQASVANNNIVVPWKQRKRKRLSAVLDKLHHNNNNNNNNNETHSNGMACKAEPMDMKGDLAEDAEQDEDHDGSVPDEEDDSLDRDGDAGKYIKSEQPVSEDEENEQEMDQDIEDISGEDLELSHSDDNDQDSPRISMSPLQLQAAQSNLPQDQNQPMNKENPLHVDIKTEIPSPYDRYFPIPSPLFGYYLHTKYLNEVFRRRHDLYPSPLQHTPSSIASETETSPTSQERKSSSNHVLPHALLANNSPPPSLPSPPRSESSVTNNVATTTTSSTTKKRSSPKPKGKKGEKKPMPPPQERPLDLCMRNEVEPKKYKKSGSKSSQESRSAGMMPPPPALSAASSLESMSALSPASSSHSGHMPITSAATPNHQPPPNSPYANAMNAAHAAAAAAAAAMIKMEMPLHPLHHQQMHHSQVPTTTVGVPVIKGDVASPTTKETVAWRYNLDVSPVVEEMPPGSDVAYVCPTCGQMFSLHDRLAKHMASRHKSRNPANDIAKAYSCDVCRRSFARSDMLTRHMRLHTGVKPYTCKVCGQVFSRSDHLSTHQRTHTGEKPYKCPQCPYAACRRDMITRHMRTHTRYDSRGGSREGREGREGREGKESRDSRRSNERLEEPNSPGSHSLLDMKMNMNMGMGMGLNMGLPMNPMSLLQEELLQKSQPGLTLGGPMPLVVKTESA
- the LOC27206237 gene encoding transcription factor btd isoform X1; translated protein: MVSQKSRQVARKNPRPRRLDILWPGVPRPSQLQEQAAQSQPGASNPQEKPPLKPQKVDLMTMAEGTDPMGHGHHTNPHNPPQQPPQHHPHHLPLPHPPPAPPPQLLNFNHHQQQYLPHMYPAAAAAAQSHSHYGGLQYPHPHALQHQHHPHQHQHHLPLALSLHQQAAAAAAVAAAVATNHSNNNNQASVANNNIVVPWKQRKRKRLSAVLDKLHHNNNNNNNNNETHSNGMACKAEPMDMKGDLAEDAEQDEDHDGSVPDEEDDSLDRDGDAGKYIKSEQPVSEDEENEQEMDQDIEDISGEDLELSHSDDNDQDSPRISMSPLQLQAAQSNLPQDQNQPMNKENPLHVDIKTEIPSPYDRYFPIPSPLFGYYLHTKYLNEVFRRRHDLYPSPLQHTPSSIASETETSPTSQERKSSSNHVLPHALLANNSPPPSLPSPPRSESSVTNNVATTTTSSTTKKRSSPKPKGKKGEKKPMPPPQERPLDLCMRNEVEPKKYKKSGSKSSQESRSAGMMPPPPALSAASSLESMSALSPASSSHSGHMPITSAATPNHQPPPNSPYANAMNAAHAAAAAAAAAMIKMEMPLHPLHHQQMHHSQVPTTTVGVPVIKGDVASPTTKETVAWRYNLDVSPVVEEMPPGSDVAYVCPTCGQMFSLHDRLAKHMASRHKSRNPANDIAKAYSCDVCRRSFARSDMLTRHMRLHTGVKPYTCKVCGQVFSRSDHLSTHQRTHTGEKPYKCPQCPYAACRRDMITRHMRTHTRYDSRGGSREGREGREGREGKESRDSRRSNERLEEPNSPGSHSLLDMKMNMNMGMGMGLNMGLPMNPMSLLQEELLQKSQPGLTLGGPMPLVVKTESA